One Lucilia cuprina isolate Lc7/37 chromosome 4, ASM2204524v1, whole genome shotgun sequence DNA segment encodes these proteins:
- the LOC111674785 gene encoding uncharacterized protein LOC111674785: protein MHGTGSLIQYLVTTYYVHLTSILIVYDSSNIIFNELQQQYLDDVQQVFENQSRHGNTIGLQWINIANFNETDEDLNEQILGAVDLVAVEGFITILANTSRFLHARYYATRYTTLRLKDKIYLFLCESEENPKDFLANEVLQFYPHHLMVIPETIYPESNNNVDVTTTATSTTRITDSLSSFFNTNIDVTNNNNYNNYKYRGINFELWTQQYGGAEGNLNAIYLDTYISGNGTFAKNVQLYPNKLWNLQQRTMRIGSLTYVPYVKTYYVSPDQGNVDSIKSKGPKKTVQFIGVEAELMKSFCQIRNCHLRVKPYAADNWGIIYDNGSAEGMLGDLYKQNTEMAIGCIYNWYNDVTETSRFIARSAVTILGPGPAQFPRWRTNIMPFSYGLWLFLVFTMIMCSIMFHFIKYTSYRFKHIYSARQNKYRSIKNYEKTLLDIFAVFIQQPSADTVLHRVASRIFLAFLLCATITLENTYSGQLKSILTMPLFNEPVDTMHKWSLTGWKWAAPSIIWVHTVENSDLAMEQRLAKQFEVRDYEFLYNATFWDNYGFGVERIYSGSFSFGDYITGAALENKIVPKDDLYFDWTRAVAVRGWPLMPLLDRHISFCLETGIYIHWERHFSYKFLDHQVQDILKKLASGSKPKSPPQMLSIEHISGPLFILLFGYLLAFLVLMGELFGHRLKMKFLPGGRYLIKFK from the exons ATGCATGGAACTGGCAGTTTAATACAATATTTag ttACTACCTATTATGTTCATTTAACTTCGATATTAATAGTTTACGATTCaagcaatattatttttaacgaattacaacaacaatatctaGATGATGTTCAGCAGGTCTTTGAAAATCAATCAAGACATGGCAATACAATTGGTTTACAATGGattaatattgcaaattttaatgaaactgATGAAGATTTAAATGAGCAAATATTAGGTGCAGTCGACTTAGTAGCTGTTgag GGGTTCATAACAATACTTGCAAATACTTCACGATTTTTACATGCCCGCTACTATGCAACACGCTATACAACTCTACGCCTTAAGGATAAAATCTATTTGTTTTTATGCGAATCAGAGGAGAATCCTAAAGATTTTTTAGCCAACGAGGTACTGCAGT TTTATCCTCATCATTTGATGGTAATACCTGAAACCATATATCCTGAATCtaataacaa TGTTGATGTCACCACTACTGCTACTTCTACTACTAGGATTACTGATTCGCTGTCGTCCTTTTTTAACACTAATATTGATgttacaaacaacaataactacaacaactacaaatacCGCGGCATCAATTTTGAATTGTGGACACAACAGTACGGTGGTGCAGAAGGCAATTTAAATGCCATATACCTAGATACGTACATTAGTGGTAATGGAACATTTGCCAAAAATGTTCAACTTTATCCAAATAAACTTTGGAATCTACAACAACGTACAATGAGAATTGGTTCTTTAACTTATGTACCATACGTAAAAACTTATTATGTG TCTCCCGATCAAGGGAATGTGGATTCTATCAAATCTAAAGGTCCTAAAAAAACTGTGCAATTTATTGGTGTTGAAGCAGAACTGATGAAATCTTTTTGCCAAATTCGAAACTGTCATTTAAGAGTGAAACCTT ATGCTGCTGACAATTGGGGCATTATCTATGATAATGGTTCTGCCGAGGGAATGCTAGGTGatctttataaacaaaacactgAAATGGCTATAGGTTGTATTTACAATTGGTATAACGATGTAACGGAAACGTCAAGATTTATAGCCAGATCTGCGGTAACTATTTTAGGACCAGGACCTGC GCAATTTCCTCGATGGCGCACCAATATAATGCCATTTTCTTATGGTTTATGGTTATTTCTTGTTTTCACCATGATTATGTGCTCAATAATGTTTCATTTCATCAAATACACTTCATATCGTTTTAAGCATATTTATTCCGCGAGGCAAAATAAATACCGCAGTATTAAGAACTATGAAAAAACGTTATTGGATATATTTGCAGTATTTATACAACAACCTTCAGCAGATACTGT tttGCATCGTGTTGCATCACGCATATTTTTAGCATTTCTATTGTGTGCTACCATAACATTGGAAAATACCTACAGTGGCCAATTAAAGTCTATATTGACAATGCCTTTGTTTAATGAGCCTGTGGATACCATGCACAAATGGTCCTTAACTGGCTGGAAATGGGCGGCTCCTTCTATAATATGGGTACATACGGTGGAGAATTCAGATTTAGCCATGGAACAACGTTTGGCTAAACAATTCGAAGTTCGAGATTATGAATTTCTATATAATGCCACATTTTGGGACAACTATGGTTTCGGTGTTGAAAGAATTTATAGTGGTTCATTTTCATTTGGGGACTACATAACAGGAGCagctttagaaaataaaatt GTACCAAAAGACGATTTGTATTTCGATTGGACTCGTGCTGTAGCTGTTAGAGGTTGGCCATTAATGCCATTACTTGATCGCCATATATCTTTCTGTTTGGAAACCGGCATCTACATACATTGGGAAAGacat TTTAGTTACAAATTTTTGGATCATCAAGTGCAGGACATATTAAAAAAGCTAGCCTCGGGATCTAAACCCAAGTCACCGCCCCAAATGCTATCGATTGAGCACATATCCGGTCCTTTGTTCATCTTGCTTTTTGGTTACTTACTGGCATTTCTTGTTTTGATGGGAGAATTATTCGGACATCGTTTAAAGATGAAATTTTTACCAGGAGGtcgttatttaattaaatttaaataa